The genomic interval ACCCCACCAATATAAGTttacaaattttcgaaatataaGAACTAagtaatttttcttaatttcaatttttttttttataattttgaaacaattaattttgaattttttgaacctTTAGAACAACgttaaagtttcgaaataggtttttttcaagatttttgaaagttttcatTAATACGAAACTTCGAAATGTTAATTTCCagtttttttcaaaactttcgaaacattgaaatatttgaaacagtaaatttttgaaattttcaaaattaaaaaatggaaagtttgttaattaaaaaaataaaaaatttataaatggaAAGTTTATATCAAGAATTAAAAGCGGTCAGATCCAGACCAAATGTTTAGtaaattgttaatttcaaaagtttataACATTTCTAAAGTTTGGAAATTTCTGCGAAgatcattttgaaaattttgaaatccaCGAAAGTTTGAAAGATTTGGAAATtttcatttcgaaaatttctaaatgttcgaaagtttgaaacttttattttgaaattttctaaaatgttcgaaaatttcaacaatatcagaaaaattttcaatttgaaaattttaaaagtttcaactatttttgtaaaaacttttttttcggACATTTTAtaacttcgaaagtttgaacGATATggaaaatttttatttcaaaaatttcaaaaagttcGAAAGTTTCAACAACAAGCTATACCTTGattcaaatattaattcattatcTATAAATgcaaaaattatcatttaaattgcactaacaaaaaattaataaattttcagcaaaaattaaaatttatagaatgttatatctctaaaaaaaaatgaactctAAAAGTTATTACAAATTTATGGAACATCATTATATGAAggtattaatgtaaaatattatgattgatTTGCCTTGACTACTCAAAATGATAAAGTACACAAGTTGTTTTTGAAAGTAATTGCGTAtgatttagttaaaaaaaaaatacaatacacttatcattcaaaaatataaatacaaaaagtATCATTTAAATTACCTATAAATgcaaaaattatcatttaaattgcactaacaaaaaattgataaacTTTCAACAAAACATTAAAGTTTATAGGTTGTTATATCTCTAAACCAAATGAACTCTAAAagttattctaaatttatagaACATCATTATATGaagatattaatataaaatattatgattgatTTGCTTTGACTACACAAAAGGATAAAGTACACAAGTTGTTTTTGAAAGTAATTGTGtatgattttgtttaaaaaaagtaCAATACACTTATCAttcaaagaaaaacatatatatgttcacaaagaaaaacatctaaattaattaattatattcataaaagtattattattataatgattcaatctcttgctgtttaaataaattttatcaatatatataaataggttATCCAATCTTAGAGAATTTTAGTTCTTTTCACCCttctattttttgttatcagtcttttcattttattaataatatttttaaggtgttgcaaataattaatacaattgagatgttaatttattatgatgatgtctttttcatttcaattttgctttaaaaactattatttgatCTCATATATgcaatttcaaattcaaaatagatTTGATTGTATCAGAATAACAATaagtttaatattattagttagaaatgcttaaaaaaaatttcaacaaaataattacaGTTATTTCTTCAACTAAGCATTTATTTGAAACCAAGTTGCAACAATAAAACTCATGTTTAAAAGCATATTTTGTCGAGAGTTCGAGAAGCTCCAAATTGGAGTGTTGGTCAAACCCTTTCCTGACGCGGATATTGATTTTTCCAAACATACTCTAAAATAGTTTAGGAGCAATAATGaatcaagaaaatcaaaatttaaagtgtaaacaaattaacaaataatgtttatgaaaaaaaaagacatttttatttcaagttgacatatttaaaattttaattttcttctaataattaattatatcgtTAATTATACTAaacctttatatttttattttatctatttttactgtgaaaaataattgtataatcataaaacaaaaattacatatacatatataaaaatatatcatcaCCCGCACAATATGTTGATAATAATCTAGTTTCAAATTTAAGTTCACCGAAAATCATAGAAACAACTATTACTCATGCCCACTGTTACAAATATTCAAAGGGTTAAGATAAGGGAAGTCCACACTAATAGGCAAATAGCCAGCGCTATCATTGATTTAACGTCGGTATTAGGCCTAGGTTAAAACGGTCGAAGCTAATACACATCGTCGGCCAAATATCATCTGACGCTAATATAGCGTCGGCCAGACTCACTCTAAGCCGACGCTaccaacaaaaatagaacaTCCAACACTAAAGAATTCAAATGAAATCAGGCCAAAGCTAGTTATATATGTTGACACGTCATTTGAAAATATTCAATTGCGTCAAAAAGCCGACGCTAAAGTCAACAAGTTGTagtcaataaaataattagcgTCGACATCATCGACGCTATGATCaaataaaaatcaactttatttaTAGTATAGCGTCAGTGTGACTGACGCTACAGTCAACAATGAAAAGTCAACAAAACAATTTGTGTCGGCGTCACCAAGTCAAAGCAAAACCATAAACTAGTATAacatatcaacaacaaaaacacaataaacttcattgtCCTAATTCGAAATTCTCTTGCATTTTAAAAAGGGACAAAACAAAGCAAACTAATTTACTTACAAGGGACAAAGAAAACTAATTGGAGGCCTGCATGTAGTAaactctctcttattatttaAGCTCTCTATCGACAATAAGTCAACAACAAGTCCACTAGGTATAATCTGCTATATAAAAGGATAAATGCCATAGTGCTGAAGGGCGTGAAGGAAgatgaaagaaaaatagaatGGAGGCTGAGAGACAAGAGTGAGGTGAGGCCGCGAGAGTAAGTGTGAGGTGAGCGAAACAGTGATGCGATGGTGAGAGGGTGAGAGTTACAATGAAGCGGCAAGAGGGTGAGATTGACGGCGAAGACAGGTTCGGGAGCGAGGGTTTGGGAAAAAGTAATGAAGTGATGATGGATACCGAGAGTGGGTGACATGTTattggaaaaaataatattaatttttcgaataagattaaaaaatttaattttataaatcaaacaatGTAGCTTCGGCCAATCAGACACTAACATggtgactaaaattaaaaaataaattaatgtctCCCATAATTTATTTAGCGTTGGCTAAGCTAACACtgattattaataaaatcaaaaaaatatttgacataCAAGTCTTCGCTTGACCTACGCTAACTAATATTTGAGTCAGAGGTCGATGTTAAATATGAGAGTTAAAATGAGTTTTTCTAGAAGTGATAAATAAAATCATAGGCTACATCTTTAGTCATAGTCGATCAAAACTTTCCTTTAGGATATCATCAAATATTTGCATCGTTTTCCCTTCAATTAAAAACATATGGTGCATGTATCATACTTGCAATAACCTCTATTCCAATTGTAATAGACGTTCCTTACGGTGTTCAAATGGAATCATTATGAGCATAAAGTCTTAAATCAACACAATAGTCATAAACTACCCTTTGAAAAGAACTTTTTGCAATCTTTTCTTGCTTTTAACATCAAGGCCTTTGTTTTTTCCACCATTGAAACCCTTGCAACTTGTACTTGCTTTGCAATGCAAGCATTTTCATTGAACCTTTTGAAACTAGCCACAAATGGAGCATTTGAAAAATCAAGCATAACCTCACCCCATCTTGTTGCCCAAGAGTCTCCATTCCAAAGAGTTGTCTAGACTCTCATTGGTCTTTTGGTAGGGAATGGAACATCAATGCTTTGCCTATTGAGCATCACTCTATGGGAATGTTATCCACAAAGATTCTACAAACAAAAGAAAGTGGAACAAAAAAGTGGTTGTTTGTATAACGGTGAGTTTGATGAAATTAGATTGTGATTACGTGGATTTAACATCAactatatttcatatttttttaatcaaattatggTGACTTTGGAATTTGTcaaattcattttcatttcaAAGATACATGAAGATATGaggttttaatgataaaattttgGTAGTATTTAGACTTAGaatgctttttatttttctaatatgGTTTTTGAGGGCTATGGATGTTATTTTGATTCATgttaattgttttgtttttagttacCAGCTGTTTGTTGCTTGAGAAAGTTAAACCATTTTGTTTGGTGGTTATCAACAATCAGTCATTAGAAGTTTGTTATATACAGTCTACAAtagttacttttttattattgattatgGAATAGTTAAATGTAGACATGTGCctcaacaataaaaatattaattgtgttTAGAGTTTTAATTTGGTAaaagtctatttaaataaaaatgttaaattatatgTCAGAGAAAAAGTTTTTTACACCTAGACTTACTAAGCTGACTTATTTAAGTAAgcatgattaatatttttatgagaaAATGAGTCATGTACCGACAATGAAGAGCCATTGATTTCATCATCAccctaaataattataactaccataattaaaaaactaactAATTAACAGTTTGAGATTGACCATCGAtgtaaaattttttatattgacagTGCATGACcattaaactcatttttttattaactattattattatatattagatttagaactttatgttaaattataaatttactaaacttttagtaatttaatcatattattctacataagttttttttggggtcatatttaactatattataataaaatcaaatttaaatatgacGACATTTAAAGtcaaattctttaaaatgtcttctgaatttgttttatttataaaaaatacttaattttattgCCCTGCTAACTTATTAGTCTATTTCAAAATATGTCTAACTactaatttgaaaaatattaataagaaataggtttttaaatagactaacaTGTCATACTAATCTTTTATGAAGGCCAAACTCGTGCTTAGAAAAAGCCTATGACATGTTACATGTAAAGTTTAGGCCTTAAATTTTTGATAGATCATGCTCATACCTTGCAAAACCTAACGCGGTGATAACTCTTAGAAATATGAGTTATTGCACCTATTCTTAGGTCTAAATTGTGACATTCTTGAATTGATGTAAAAAGTTATTTGCTTATGTAGTTTGTTAATTAATGAAGTGTTTGTGTCTTTTTagtgaattataataattttaagttaaattGATAATGAGTTGTGTTTATTTGTGTAGGGNNNNNNNNNNTTTGGACATATGCTACAAGTTGTTGCAGTATTTTAGTCCACTACTGCAGAGGATAAAAGGAGTGCAAAATTGTGAGCCCAACTTAAAAGGTTcaaaaagaggaaaaaagatGTACTACATTTGTTCTATATAAGGACAAAAATCTAGAAAGCAAAGGCAAAGAGTGCAAACCTAATTTCAACGCTCCACAAACTCTAATACAAATATTCTATTGTCTCTCACTACAATCTATCATCATATTTCCTCTCTGTATCTTTCATTTCCACATTGGTTTTTGCAGTAATGAACTCCATGGTGTTTTActacttttactttttaatgTTAAACTCAATATGAGCTAAAACTCTTTTTAGTTAATGATCAAtgaaattataatcaaatttatattttagtatgttGTATTGTGATTAGCTTCTTCTTAAACAAGTTGTTTTTAATCgaatatttaaaacttaaattgatCGCTTAGGTTTTGTTAATCTAGTCTTTTGAGTTTGGAAAAGTGTAATAAAGATGAAAAATGCTTGATTGAATATTGATTAAGTTAATATGCTTGAAAAAGATATTAACATTTAATGGTTAGGAATAACATTTAAGTTCATAGGAAAGttgatttactaaaataaatctTTGCAGAATATGATTAGTGTTGTGTGAACCCAAAGATGATAATAACTGATTATCATGATGGCGGAGTTGAAAAATTCTTAAGCCCACGCAAAGGGCTTGGTTAATATATACCAGATTCCACCAAGTATACAAATGGAACCCAACCATACATGCCCTCCAATTATGTCTTCCAAATCATCCACACTAACAATCCATCCAAGTCAATATGTTTCTAAGATTGCTATATCATGCTACAACATACTAACACATGCAAATATTATGATAACCAAGTCAAATTTGTAACTACCATTTGTTGTCTAAAATTAAATCCAATATCTCTTACTTAATTTTGCATTTTTAATCCTAAAACTATCTTaaaaatttttataacaaaaaagattatttagctaaaaaaatattaaaataagtgACATAATCGATCATCGTGAGCACATTacattacttatattttattacttatttttagacttttttcttgcaaaattaattttacatgcAAGACTCACTTTAACCTATTTCTACCACTATGTTTGGATAAGCTCataaacatttaagttattatgGATTTCTCATTTCAATAATCagtgagaaaaataatatagttaacCTACTTTCataaagttgatatatttttttttaatactaagattttttttttgacagaatAGACTATGATATgttgtaatttgattttatactttatttattaaaaacacataaaattaaatttatatagatTGACttcctaatatttttttttttatatagattggttattaaaaatatgtaaataaaagTACTCTTCAAATTTTCGATTgcattttttatagtaaaagtagggtaattatttcatttttttttttgtagtaaacaactcatttttttaaacGAAAAACAACCGCATAATTGAACACACAACCACAAGAGTAAGAGAATTGAGCTAGACGAGCTAatgtatgaaaaatattatttaactttGTAGCTTTTGTAAAATTACGACGGTTTATTAAATATGAGTTTGTCAATCCCATTGCAAATTCAAACATGTACTAAAATATCATATAatgcaatttaattttattaaattttatgtcCGTGTAAAAACTTTTTTACACATGGTTAATTGCAGTGTGTTGAAACTTTATCCACATGTTGCGAATTCAATCCCCTAATACTTTTAGAagtagaaaatataaatatcttttttacCGTTGAATGAACCTAAGATTGGATACAATCTCCTCCCCTAAATTTTATCTAGCATAACtctaaatttgtttatattgcatcaaaatataattgtttagttattttaacacacttttcagaaaacagaaaacatgtATGCAAACTACTTTTCAAATAGgcacatatatttataatttatctttagaatttcaaatttatttttatccaaaATCATAGAAACAAATATTACTCATCACAATTACTTTGTGTATCACATGCATTACACGAGTACATAcaccaaaataaatttaaaagaaaaaatattgaaagaGTAAAACAGTCCATTACTTATTTTTATGAACATAtatgagacaaaaaaaaaaaggctcaCAATTACATCTATCAAAAGGGTTAAGCCAAGGAAAGTTCATtcccttaaaaaatataaatgacaacATTCCATGGCCACAATTCGAacatatcataaattaaaaattataggGCTACATCTTTAATCATAGTCAATCCAAATTTTCCTCAAAGATATCATCTAATATTTGCATGTTTTCTTTTATTCCATTAAACAAGACGGTGCAATATACATCATATATATTTGCATTAACCTTTATTCAAATTGTAATAAATTCTCCTTGCGGCATTCATATGGAAGACCATCATGAGCATAACGTCTCAAATCAGCACAATAGTCATAAACTACCCATTTGGAAAGAATTTTTTGCAACTTTCTCTTGCTTTCAATATCAAGGCCTTTATTTTTTCCACCATTGAAACCCTTGCAACTTGTACCTTGCTTTGCAATGCAAGCATTAGCATTGAAGTTTTTGAAACCAGCCACAAATGGAGCATTTGACAAATCAAGCTTAACTTCACCCCATCTTGTTGCCCATGAGTCTCCATTCCAAAGAGTTGTGTACACTCTCATTGGTCTTTTCGTAGGGAATGGAACACCAATACTTTGCCTATTGAGCATCACTCTAATTGGAATGTTATCCACTAGGATTCTACAAACACAAgaaacatatattaatatacatatatttcaCATTTAATATTGatgcaaaattataaattatgtcTCACAATTAGTTAACCTTATTGATATCTTAAATGACATCGAATGTGTTTTAAAAAGGAGATATCATATTCAATCTAGAAAACTAACGTAACTACTAATTCAGTAATATTGATGTTAATAATTTGCAccaatttaactaaaaaatgaaagaaagttGAAAAGCAAGACGATGAAAATTGAGATGTAACAGGGTTCACAAACGCAAAGGATGAGCCcaattaattaaaactattttaacaATAGACTCCTATATTTCAATATACTAACTAGCTAagaaaattcaacaaaaatataattttaattttaatatatagttgCATATGCAAgtttaactaaataattaaacatattttatgtACATACATAATGCGGTCAGGGTTCCAATCAATGGAATAAGTGTGGTAATCCTCTGTTGGATCAAACCAAAGATAGAATTGCACCTCACGACCTCCAATACCATCAGCATATACATTAGTTGAGAGCAAATATGGATCACCAGTCAAATTTCCCAAGAACTCTATATCAATCTCATCATGTTGTGATCCTATGGAGCTAAGCTGCACATGAAAATACATGTGAAAATTAACCATGTCATAACATTGCATCTTcgtcaaataataaatgaattatgTTAACAAATCATAATGAATTATGTTTACAAATCATATTACTCTCAGGAATGAACATCTAGAGCATAAATTTTGGGGTTTGCATGGTGGTCCTATAAGGGTGGCTCAGTAATAAATTAAGGAAAGTtttgatacaatttaaaatttaagttttaaaaagaaaaactttactatatctcattttttttaaattgcagttGCGGGAAAATGTGACGGGGGATCAAATTACAGTTATAAAGTAGTTGCAGAAACTTCAAAATCCGCAATATTACTATAACAGTTGAGATTACATACAacaatttaaaatcatgttatttcaaagttaaaagtaaatttatctAATGAAAACTAGAAATTTGTTTTGATACTATTCAAAAACTAAACCAATCATGCTAAAGTATAAAAATAGATGCTCATATTTTGATTTtcgaaataacattttttacatTCATACAGTTATATCCATAGTTCAAAATTGCAACCAACAACCGCAATTGAGATagcaattaataaaaatattttataggtCTAAAAAATGACATTGCAACAACAATTGTTGCTTCATTAGGGACATTTAActacatttcatttttaaatatcaagTTTTGCAACATAAGTACAAACAAccgtaattttaaattatggttATTGGTTATGTCTTTGACTTTACTCCTCAAAACAACTTTAATTTATCTATGTTTGTATCGCGCATGCATAAATAGGCGTGCGCATGCACAAATAGGGGCGCGTACGTGCACACGcaaataaagatatataatttaataattagaaaacaTACATAATAGGCTGTGACAGTTCCAGCAGAGTTTCCAGGAACAAGCTTTATTTTCATATCAAATCTTCCatataaatactcattcttggaTACAATGCCTGAACCAGAATATTCATCCATAGTGAGGGTCATGCTATTACCATCATCCTTAATATCAACCctttcttctccaaaaagaTTATCAAAGTCAGTGTTAAAAGTTCCACCCAATGCAATGGTGATGAAGCTTGAAAAGAGAGATAAAAGAAAAAGGGAACCATAATATGAAGAAAAAGAAGCCATTTTCATTACAACGTTTAAGAAAtcaataacaatttatttaaataatgaaaatggttTCATATTCAAAAAACATATATGGTTACGACAGTTACGGCAAAATGtaattgttgttttgaaataagATTGATGTAGCTGTCAAACACCGATTGTGATGACTGCTTTACCGCAATATTACTGTCGCAATTGCAGTTGCATTCAAACTGCAATTTAAAACATTGAAAagataatgtatttttttttaaaaaagagacaccgaaagagagagaaaatatgATTGAAGTTTGTTTTGATGACAAGAATGTTTTTAGATCTTTGCATGGTTGTGTCTTCAAATTTGAGGTTGGACAAAAGGTCAAAGCTTAAAATGGATTATTACTTAAGATAGAAAGTGCTAAACATGGAGATGCATGGAAGCATGTATATTCAACTATAATGATTTTGAGTTGTTGAACATCATCTCCAAGATTCAACTCATTGTAACatctcaaattttaaataaaacaatacaaGTAGAAATTActaagataaatttttattgaactaCTAAAATGTACTTTTGTGCTTAGAATAATGAGTATTGTttcttattattaaattataaagaaaTGTTGTGCTTATGAGTTAAAATATATGTGGTACAAATTTATATTACGAAGCTATCTATAGTTATCtaaatcttataatatcttagaaataaattataaggtaaatattttagttgaatgAATTAATACATGAGTTTTATAGAAGTATTCTATATGATAATAATGATAAGTATTTTCTCATTATTCTTATGTAACTAATTAGTTATGTTggtattaaataaataacttttgaaaaagttataattattcataataataataaaattaattattcttttaatttataaaattaattattattttatctcatAGTatggaaaaattatttaataaagaaataaGAGTAAGAGTGAACAAGCCATTTGTTCTATGGTAGGAATCAACATTTTGGTTCCATTGATTTTATGTTAGTGCAACTTTCTATACTAGGATCATGCATGGTAAGAAAGATAGCCACATTAAAACATATACATGAATCCTCTTATCAAACTTTTTGTCACCTCTTACTTAAAAAACAAAGGAATGATTAGTATCCAATAACTTGACAAAATGTGGACATGGTAAGGAAAACATGATTAGtgtcactacgcgaaaaaacgcatattacagcgcttttttaagccatttacagcgcttttttaaaaaaataagcgctgtggaaacgagcgctgtaaatgatacaacagcgcttttaaaaaagcgctataaaacatgtaaatacaacgcacgcttgttatgcacattttacagcgcttcttcacacaaagcgctgtaatatgcaccccattatatgagttatgggtgtgcattttacagcgctttctcaaaaaagcgctctaaaatgcacacccataactcatataatggggtgcatattacagcgctttgtcaaacaagcgctgtaatttgcccaaccataatttcatatatgggtgggcatattacagcgctttctcacaaaagcgctgtaatatgcccacccatatatgaaattatggttgggcaaattacagcgcttttttgagaaagcgctgtaatatgcaccccattatatgagttatgggtgtgcattttacagcgctttctcaaaaaagcgctgtaaaatgcccacccataatttcatatatgggtgggcatattacagcgcttttgtgagaaagcgctgtaatatgcaccccattatatgagttatgggtgtgcattttacagcgctttctcaaaaaagcgctgtaaaatgcccacccataatttcatatatgggtgggcatattacagcgctttctcacaaaagcgctgtaatatgcccacccacaatttcatatatgggcgtgcatattacagcgctttctcaaaaaagcgctgtaaaatgcccacccataatttcatattatgggtctgcattttacagcgcttttcttgtacattttacagcgctttctcacggaagcgctgtaaaaggtgcaccattaaagcgctttagaacaacattttacagcgctttttaaaaaaagcgctgtaaaatgtgagttttttttttaaacgctgtaaattaattatttgaaatgaaaagcgctttttagctttttatggcattttttttaaaaagcgctgtcttttatctttgtatccaaaattattttgatccaaaatcacttcacaatcagtagaacagaacatattatagacaatcagtagaacagaacatattatagacaatcagtagaacagaacatattatagacaatcagtagaacagaacatattatagacaatcagtagaacagaacatattatagacaatcagtagaacagaacatattatagacaatcagtagaacagaacatattatagacaatcagtagaacagaacatattatagacaatcagtagaacagaacatattatagacaatcagttcacacaatcagtagaacagaaatcagaactctgtaactttattaacatatatgtaactctgtaatttacaacctaagtaactacattcagatacatatatacaacctaatttacaacctaattacctacattcagatacgtatatatatataacctaatttacaacctaaactacattcagatccattatataataactaacagatccattatatgcatatattgtgtcctatgatcatttacatataataactaacagaatatacattatatg from Cicer arietinum cultivar CDC Frontier isolate Library 1 chromosome 5, Cicar.CDCFrontier_v2.0, whole genome shotgun sequence carries:
- the LOC101498058 gene encoding xyloglucan endotransglucosylase protein 1-like; this encodes MKMASFSSYYGSLFLLSLFSSFITIALGGTFNTDFDNLFGEERVDIKDDGNSMTLTMDEYSGSGIVSKNEYLYGRFDMKIKLVPGNSAGTVTAYYLSSIGSQHDEIDIEFLGNLTGDPYLLSTNVYADGIGGREVQFYLWFDPTEDYHTYSIDWNPDRIIILVDNIPIRVMLNRQSIGVPFPTKRPMRVYTTLWNGDSWATRWGEVKLDLSNAPFVAGFKNFNANACIAKQGTSCKGFNGGKNKGLDIESKRKLQKILSKWVVYDYCADLRRYAHDGLPYECRKENLLQFE